Proteins from a single region of Dyadobacter fanqingshengii:
- a CDS encoding DUF4097 family beta strand repeat-containing protein — MKKVLLVSMGCLLCLAESMAQTHEYKGKLANSKDKKVTIEMAASQVKIEGYAGDEVIIQASSGFEAPPERAKGLKPLYHTGVDNTGIGLSITTEANGLKVEKVTRKEVKYTIRLPKQVSVLFQEVNWQGGSKIVINNMDGDLEIKTNGANINLSNVTGPVVANTTSGDVNVVFSALNQSKPTAISSISGEVDVTLPASAKSTMKLRSINGEMYTDFDLGTKSSKDGLSKVGGGSNIEGTTNGGGVEVQLNTISSNIYIRKK; from the coding sequence ATGAAAAAAGTACTTCTAGTGAGTATGGGTTGCTTGCTGTGCCTTGCTGAATCAATGGCCCAGACGCACGAATACAAAGGCAAACTCGCCAATTCGAAAGACAAAAAAGTGACCATTGAAATGGCTGCCAGCCAGGTGAAAATCGAAGGATATGCTGGTGATGAGGTCATTATACAGGCTTCGTCGGGGTTTGAAGCGCCACCGGAACGCGCAAAAGGCTTAAAGCCCCTTTACCACACCGGCGTTGATAACACGGGAATCGGGCTATCCATTACAACCGAAGCCAATGGCCTGAAAGTGGAAAAGGTAACCCGTAAGGAGGTGAAGTATACGATCCGTTTGCCAAAACAGGTTTCAGTGTTATTTCAGGAAGTGAACTGGCAGGGCGGTTCTAAAATCGTGATCAATAACATGGATGGTGACCTGGAAATAAAAACGAACGGCGCCAACATCAATCTGTCCAATGTGACCGGCCCTGTGGTGGCGAACACGACGAGTGGCGATGTGAATGTGGTTTTTTCAGCGCTTAATCAGAGCAAACCCACCGCCATTTCATCCATCAGCGGCGAAGTGGACGTAACATTACCGGCTTCGGCGAAGTCAACGATGAAGCTGCGGTCGATTAACGGTGAGATGTATACGGACTTCGATCTGGGCACAAAAAGCAGTAAGGACGGCCTTTCAAAAGTGGGCGGCGGAAGTAACATTGAAGGCACGACGAATGGGGGAGGCGTTGAAGTACAACTTAATACGATCAGCAGCAACATTTACATTCGCAAAAAATAA
- a CDS encoding DUF4097 family beta strand repeat-containing protein — protein sequence MKNNLLILVLALLAGPLSAQRIIEKKLPFKEGQTANLNLKFADSIQVRYWDKPEVYVKIRAVINSNKLNDALIVTDRATTEEVILEIAFDNELMKKGKEEDCPENGRSSWNDKDGTHRYYMCKEINYQVFLPRNAKLKLETIDGNIDIEGASTTVFAKTISGYVDMSWPKSKGVNVAMKTITGEVYSDFEIDFKNKKQKNPIVGYLLEGTVQGGGPDVKLESISNDVYLRSKD from the coding sequence ATGAAAAACAACTTACTAATACTCGTCTTAGCATTGCTTGCCGGACCATTGTCTGCGCAAAGGATCATTGAAAAGAAACTGCCCTTCAAAGAAGGCCAAACGGCAAACCTGAACCTGAAATTTGCCGACAGCATTCAGGTCAGATATTGGGATAAGCCGGAAGTGTACGTGAAGATCAGGGCGGTGATCAATAGTAATAAGCTGAATGATGCCCTGATTGTTACCGATCGTGCGACCACCGAAGAGGTGATCCTGGAAATAGCTTTCGATAATGAATTGATGAAGAAAGGAAAGGAAGAAGATTGTCCGGAAAACGGACGTAGCAGCTGGAATGATAAAGATGGGACGCACAGATATTACATGTGTAAAGAAATCAATTACCAGGTGTTTCTGCCACGCAATGCGAAGCTCAAACTCGAAACAATCGACGGAAACATCGACATAGAAGGCGCCTCTACAACAGTTTTTGCCAAAACGATCAGCGGATATGTGGATATGAGCTGGCCCAAATCAAAAGGGGTTAATGTTGCTATGAAGACCATTACCGGCGAGGTTTATTCCGATTTCGAAATTGATTTCAAAAATAAGAAACAGAAGAACCCGATCGTGGGATATCTGCTGGAAGGCACGGTCCAAGGTGGTGGCCCGGATGTGAAGTTAGAATCCATCAGCAACGATGTATATTTACGTAGTAAAGACTAG
- a CDS encoding sensor histidine kinase, with protein MNLSFIDWPVQKQLTEEKNVLNIARIKVLSSSLHLRLVSNALLLALYVAENHTFQVKRVGFLTGVVVLYYFALRLGLNWRKAIHIAILIFVLIIWSNLFLYEDGFHVVTLQYVVIISIYGFYGLGSKWGTFYSLFAILPFFIYMYLGHELGTAIPWGPLGVSKMTIAVLLLHNFFFLFLINYYFFNSFYSTISALDARTMELTSSLAFQEESQKKLESEFKHQKLLLASISHDIKSPLRFLMATTGRLAKSNPDLPTIRAISQSSYRLYHFMKNLLEYTQFRYRNTRVTFNYLDVHELVDQKFAIFMAEAESSGNKFLNTVPQGVILKNNVQLLSIVLHNLIDNANKVTSKGLIEVTHKDFRDEVHLIIKDTGPGMDPAIISWVNSSEKVPGAELDPESFGMGLVIVKEVSALINARLLAEPNEKLGVAISVIFKK; from the coding sequence ATGAACTTATCTTTCATAGACTGGCCTGTTCAAAAGCAGCTGACCGAGGAAAAAAATGTCCTCAACATCGCGCGCATAAAAGTTTTGTCATCGTCTCTCCATCTGAGGCTGGTAAGCAACGCATTGTTGCTAGCGCTCTATGTTGCCGAAAACCATACGTTTCAGGTTAAGCGTGTAGGGTTTCTGACGGGCGTTGTGGTGCTGTATTACTTTGCATTGCGGTTGGGGCTCAACTGGCGGAAAGCCATACATATTGCCATCCTCATTTTTGTTTTAATTATCTGGTCCAACCTGTTCTTGTACGAGGACGGCTTTCATGTTGTCACGCTTCAGTACGTTGTGATCATCAGCATTTATGGCTTCTATGGCCTCGGTAGTAAATGGGGGACGTTCTATTCCTTGTTCGCGATTTTGCCTTTCTTTATATACATGTATCTGGGACACGAGCTGGGCACCGCAATTCCCTGGGGGCCTTTGGGTGTGAGTAAAATGACCATTGCGGTACTGCTTCTGCATAATTTCTTCTTCCTTTTTTTAATCAATTATTATTTTTTCAATTCGTTTTACTCCACCATTTCTGCCCTGGATGCCCGTACAATGGAGCTGACATCCAGTCTCGCTTTCCAGGAAGAGTCGCAAAAAAAACTGGAATCGGAGTTCAAGCATCAGAAATTGCTGCTTGCCAGCATTTCACATGACATCAAAAGTCCCCTCCGGTTTTTGATGGCCACCACGGGCCGTCTGGCCAAAAGCAATCCCGATTTGCCTACAATACGGGCTATCAGTCAGTCCAGTTACCGGCTTTATCATTTTATGAAAAATCTGCTTGAGTATACACAATTCCGCTATCGGAATACACGGGTTACTTTCAACTATCTGGATGTGCATGAGCTGGTAGATCAAAAGTTTGCCATTTTCATGGCTGAGGCCGAAAGCAGCGGAAACAAATTTCTGAACACTGTTCCCCAGGGCGTTATACTTAAAAACAATGTGCAATTACTCAGCATTGTGCTGCACAATCTGATCGATAATGCCAATAAGGTAACCAGCAAGGGTCTCATTGAAGTTACGCACAAAGATTTCCGGGACGAGGTTCACCTGATTATCAAAGACACCGGACCTGGTATGGATCCTGCGATCATCAGCTGGGTAAATAGCAGTGAAAAAGTGCCGGGCGCCGAATTAGATCCGGAAAGTTTTGGAATGGGACTCGTTATTGTGAAGGAAGTTAGCGCTTTGATCAATGCGAGGCTGCTTGCAGAACCCAACGAGAAACTAGGTGTCGCTATCAGCGTAATTTTCAAAAAATGA
- a CDS encoding response regulator transcription factor — translation MKTILLVEDHSIVRMGVKLLIEDFMPSVVIIEVGTFNETLKMVHSRHFDLVILDIRIPGGEAFNMIPRIRSVQEKVKILVFSSQEEELYALHYVKAGANGFLAKDTSNEELERAVTSVLSGGTYISSLVQVQLVNNTLLERERRESPLEILSNRELEITDMLLTGKWTKDIAIELNIKESTVSTYKARIFEKLEVTNVLELFKKVEIYKKHNNSFHQS, via the coding sequence ATGAAAACAATCTTATTGGTAGAAGATCATTCGATTGTCCGGATGGGAGTGAAGTTGCTGATAGAAGATTTCATGCCCTCTGTTGTTATAATTGAAGTTGGGACATTCAATGAAACGCTTAAAATGGTACATTCCAGGCATTTCGACCTGGTTATTTTAGATATCCGGATCCCTGGCGGCGAGGCATTTAATATGATTCCCAGGATCAGGTCCGTACAGGAAAAGGTAAAGATCCTGGTTTTTTCGTCGCAGGAAGAAGAGCTTTATGCATTGCATTACGTGAAGGCAGGCGCAAACGGTTTCTTGGCCAAAGATACAAGTAATGAAGAGTTGGAACGTGCAGTGACTTCGGTCCTGAGCGGCGGGACGTATATCTCCAGCCTGGTTCAGGTTCAGCTGGTTAACAACACCTTGCTCGAAAGGGAGAGACGCGAAAGCCCCCTTGAAATCCTGTCCAACCGCGAACTCGAAATCACGGATATGCTCCTGACGGGCAAATGGACTAAGGACATTGCCATCGAGCTCAACATCAAGGAAAGCACGGTCAGCACCTATAAGGCGCGCATTTTTGAAAAGCTGGAAGTGACCAATGTCCTTGAATTGTTTAAAAAGGTTGAAATCTACAAAAAACACAACAACAGCTTTCACCAGTCGTAA
- a CDS encoding glycosyltransferase family 117 protein has product MTLFKKWSNITGWAVFSTAFITYALTMERTASFWDCGEFIAAAFKLQVPHPPGAPFFLLVGRLFSMLAFGDVTRVAYWVNMVSVLSSAFTILFLFWTITLLVRKFLNKTEQQLGKSDAVLVIFSGVTGALAYAWSDSFWFSAAEAEVYGLSSFFTAIVIWAVFKWEQTTEPATANRWLILIAYLIGISIGVHLLNLVTIPALALVYYFKKFPKPTILGRATAFCCGLVVLVIINSGIIPGLPDLAGKFEIFFVNTLGLPYNFGIVSFIILFLGTLSWAIRYAHKKEMVLLNTALLSLVFVLVGYSSYVMVLVRSEYNPPINENNPSDVLRFVSYLKREQYESRPLLYGPSFTSKPISQERGAPVYRKKDGKYVIIDYRPVYTYEPGSNILFPRMYSSQPGHPQLYQQMTGLAEGQKPTMKHNLTYMFGHQIGHMYWRYFLWNFVGRESDEEGAGTVLPWQVSSQFPSSIAKNRGHNNFFMMPLLLGIAGLFWMYRKRRDDLLVLGLMFVLTGVGLVIYLNSPPAEPRERDYIYVGSFYIFCIWIGFGVMAVAGFFQKAIQTARLRTALAVAAGLSVPVIMLAKGWDNHDRSNRYHSVDFARNLLNSCAPNAILFTGGDNDTFPLWYLQEVEGVRTDVRVCVQTFLGIDWYIEQLKRKTNKSEALPLSLDMDDYATGKNEFVPFYEIPAVKNGINLKEYLDLINQENKAIQVPLTSGDMTSILPSSTLFLPVDAQKVKSMNIVKHELLPALTDSMSWNIGTKDLYKSDLVMLDIIATNNWKRPVYFSSTMGATHNLGLQEYMQLEGYTYRLLPVRVQGASDGYVNSEIMYDNMMKKMKWRSLNNPEVYHDDTYRGSPVATARISFLRLAGQLIAENDLKKAKEVVNTAMTVMPDDTIPFDQFSVGFVGMLFDLGENKKALDSARTMALRSDENLSWIKKNGGVRNRDVNVDLYMLQTIVQECKRAKQDAAAQQYDAIFRKHLLAFNIYSGGN; this is encoded by the coding sequence ATGACACTTTTTAAAAAATGGAGCAACATTACCGGTTGGGCTGTCTTTTCCACAGCATTCATTACGTACGCGCTCACCATGGAGCGCACGGCCAGTTTTTGGGATTGCGGTGAATTTATTGCTGCCGCTTTCAAACTTCAAGTGCCCCATCCGCCGGGAGCGCCTTTTTTTCTGCTCGTCGGGCGACTTTTCTCAATGCTGGCATTCGGCGATGTTACCCGTGTTGCTTATTGGGTAAACATGGTTTCGGTCCTAAGCAGCGCATTTACCATTCTGTTTTTATTTTGGACAATCACATTGCTTGTCCGAAAGTTCTTAAATAAAACGGAACAGCAATTAGGCAAATCCGATGCGGTCCTGGTGATTTTTTCCGGTGTAACCGGCGCGCTTGCCTATGCCTGGTCTGATTCGTTCTGGTTTTCAGCGGCCGAGGCGGAGGTTTATGGCCTATCGTCGTTTTTTACGGCCATTGTGATCTGGGCTGTTTTCAAATGGGAGCAGACAACCGAGCCGGCAACTGCAAACCGCTGGCTGATCCTCATTGCATATCTGATCGGCATTTCCATAGGTGTGCATTTACTGAACCTCGTCACCATTCCGGCCCTTGCATTGGTTTATTATTTCAAAAAATTTCCAAAACCAACCATTTTAGGGAGGGCAACAGCATTCTGCTGCGGATTAGTTGTTTTGGTCATCATTAACTCCGGCATTATTCCGGGCTTGCCGGATCTGGCTGGTAAGTTTGAGATTTTCTTTGTCAATACGCTGGGACTTCCCTATAACTTTGGAATTGTCTCTTTCATCATTCTTTTTCTGGGCACGTTAAGCTGGGCGATCCGTTATGCGCATAAAAAGGAAATGGTTTTGCTCAATACAGCGCTGCTATCGCTAGTTTTCGTGCTGGTCGGCTACTCTTCCTATGTAATGGTGCTGGTGCGTTCGGAATATAACCCGCCGATCAATGAAAATAATCCCAGTGATGTGCTGCGTTTCGTATCCTATCTGAAAAGGGAACAATATGAAAGCAGGCCGCTGCTGTATGGACCGTCGTTTACTTCCAAACCCATAAGTCAGGAGCGTGGCGCGCCGGTTTATCGCAAAAAGGACGGTAAATATGTAATCATTGATTATAGGCCGGTTTACACTTATGAGCCGGGCAGCAACATTCTTTTTCCACGCATGTACAGCTCGCAGCCGGGTCATCCGCAGCTTTACCAGCAAATGACAGGTCTGGCGGAAGGGCAGAAGCCGACGATGAAACACAATCTCACCTACATGTTTGGTCACCAGATCGGGCATATGTACTGGCGTTATTTTCTGTGGAATTTTGTGGGGCGGGAAAGCGATGAGGAAGGAGCAGGGACAGTTTTGCCGTGGCAGGTTTCCAGCCAATTCCCTTCATCCATTGCCAAAAACAGAGGACATAACAACTTCTTTATGATGCCGCTTTTGCTGGGGATAGCCGGACTTTTTTGGATGTATCGGAAGCGCCGCGACGACTTGCTGGTTCTTGGATTAATGTTTGTTTTAACGGGCGTAGGGCTTGTGATCTACCTAAATTCTCCACCTGCTGAGCCGCGCGAACGGGACTACATTTATGTCGGATCGTTTTACATTTTCTGCATCTGGATCGGATTTGGCGTGATGGCCGTTGCGGGATTTTTCCAAAAAGCTATTCAAACGGCCAGACTACGCACTGCATTGGCAGTGGCAGCAGGTCTGTCTGTTCCGGTTATAATGCTGGCAAAGGGCTGGGACAACCACGATCGAAGCAACCGCTATCATTCTGTCGATTTTGCGCGAAACCTGCTCAATTCCTGCGCGCCGAATGCGATCCTTTTCACGGGAGGTGACAATGATACCTTCCCATTGTGGTATTTGCAGGAAGTGGAGGGCGTTCGTACGGATGTGCGTGTTTGCGTGCAGACATTTCTCGGCATCGACTGGTACATTGAGCAGCTCAAACGAAAGACCAACAAATCAGAAGCATTGCCCTTATCGCTGGATATGGATGATTATGCCACGGGTAAAAATGAATTCGTACCGTTTTATGAAATTCCCGCGGTAAAAAACGGCATTAACCTGAAAGAATATCTCGATTTGATCAACCAGGAAAATAAAGCGATCCAGGTTCCACTGACCAGTGGCGATATGACCTCAATTCTGCCTTCGTCCACACTCTTTTTACCCGTTGACGCCCAAAAGGTGAAATCCATGAACATTGTTAAACATGAATTGTTGCCCGCCCTGACCGACTCCATGAGCTGGAACATCGGGACCAAGGACCTTTACAAAAGCGATCTGGTCATGCTGGACATTATTGCAACCAATAACTGGAAGCGTCCCGTTTATTTTTCCTCTACAATGGGCGCCACGCATAACCTGGGTTTGCAGGAATACATGCAGCTGGAAGGCTATACTTACCGGTTGTTGCCAGTCCGCGTACAAGGGGCTTCCGATGGCTATGTCAATTCAGAGATCATGTATGACAACATGATGAAAAAGATGAAATGGCGTTCCCTGAACAACCCCGAAGTGTATCACGACGACACCTACCGCGGCTCCCCGGTCGCAACCGCGCGCATTTCATTCTTGCGGCTTGCTGGTCAGCTAATCGCCGAAAATGACTTGAAAAAGGCGAAAGAGGTGGTTAATACGGCCATGACGGTTATGCCCGATGACACCATCCCGTTCGACCAGTTTTCTGTTGGTTTTGTGGGCATGTTGTTTGACCTGGGTGAGAACAAAAAAGCACTGGATTCGGCCAGGACCATGGCATTGAGATCGGACGAAAATCTCTCCTGGATCAAGAAGAACGGCGGAGTACGGAACCGGGATGTGAATGTGGATCTTTATATGCTGCAAACGATCGTTCAGGAATGCAAGCGCGCCAAACAGGATGCCGCGGCGCAACAGTACGATGCCATTTTCAGGAAACATTTGCTCGCATTCAATATTTACAGCGGAGGTAATTAG
- a CDS encoding alpha-amylase family protein, which translates to MLEDLWYKNAVIYSLDLETFMDANNDGTGDFEGLCNRLDYLHALGLDTIWLAPFQPTPNRDNGYDISDFYGVDPRHGSSGDFVSFIHKARKLGIKVIIDLVVNHTSDQHRWFIEARSSKDNPKRDWYVWSEKRPADWNKGMVFPGVQKATWTRDKESKEYYFHRFYEFQPDLNTDNPEVREEINKIMGYWLELGIAGFRVDAVPFILESSNSKTGGKPKLHFEYLKEMRKFLQWRKGDAVLLGEANVLPNESKKYFGEEGEGIHLMFNFFVNQYTFYALATADTRPLIKALEATRDIPGSSQWAYFLRNHDELDLGRLTDEERQTVFARFGPEKSMQLYERGIRRRLSPMLGSRQQTELAYSLMFSLPGTPVIRYGDEIGMGDNLELEERDSVRTPMQWTREKQGGFTTGNVPIHPVVDEGYYSYEHVNVEDQRREPGSLLNWMTSLIRMRKECPEIGYGNWEIMDTGHTQILGMRYTWKNKILLIWHNFEEKSLELVVPEKMAGASRIADLMSNIESVVDEKNRHTITLEAYGYRWFRDYRNCH; encoded by the coding sequence ATGCTTGAAGACCTTTGGTATAAAAACGCTGTGATTTACAGCCTCGATCTGGAAACATTCATGGACGCCAACAATGATGGCACAGGCGATTTTGAAGGGCTTTGCAACCGGCTGGATTATTTGCATGCATTAGGGCTTGACACCATCTGGCTTGCGCCTTTTCAACCCACACCCAATCGCGACAATGGCTATGATATCAGCGATTTTTATGGCGTTGATCCGCGTCATGGTTCCAGCGGAGACTTTGTTAGCTTCATTCACAAGGCACGGAAACTGGGCATTAAAGTCATTATAGACCTTGTCGTAAACCACACCTCCGACCAGCACCGCTGGTTCATTGAGGCGCGGTCTTCAAAGGATAATCCAAAGAGAGACTGGTATGTATGGTCGGAGAAACGGCCGGCAGACTGGAACAAGGGCATGGTTTTCCCGGGCGTGCAAAAGGCCACCTGGACCAGGGATAAGGAATCAAAGGAATATTATTTCCACCGTTTCTACGAATTCCAGCCTGATCTTAACACTGATAACCCCGAGGTAAGGGAGGAAATAAACAAGATCATGGGTTACTGGCTGGAACTCGGGATTGCCGGTTTTCGGGTGGATGCAGTGCCATTTATTTTAGAATCCAGTAATTCCAAAACAGGCGGAAAGCCCAAGCTACATTTTGAATACCTGAAAGAAATGCGAAAATTCCTGCAATGGCGAAAAGGGGACGCCGTGCTGCTGGGAGAGGCTAATGTGTTACCGAATGAGAGCAAAAAGTATTTTGGCGAGGAGGGCGAAGGCATTCATTTAATGTTTAATTTTTTTGTAAACCAATATACATTCTACGCACTGGCCACTGCCGATACCCGCCCGCTTATCAAAGCGCTTGAAGCCACCCGGGATATTCCCGGAAGCAGCCAATGGGCATATTTCCTGCGAAATCACGACGAACTGGATCTCGGCAGGCTCACAGATGAAGAGCGCCAGACGGTTTTCGCAAGGTTCGGGCCGGAGAAAAGTATGCAGCTCTATGAGCGCGGAATCCGTCGCAGGCTCTCGCCTATGTTAGGCAGCCGGCAGCAAACCGAGCTGGCTTACAGCCTAATGTTCTCTTTGCCCGGAACGCCAGTGATCCGTTACGGAGATGAAATTGGCATGGGCGACAATCTGGAACTGGAAGAGCGTGATTCGGTAAGAACGCCGATGCAATGGACGCGCGAAAAACAAGGTGGATTTACAACAGGAAATGTGCCGATCCACCCCGTTGTCGACGAAGGATATTATTCTTATGAACACGTGAATGTGGAAGATCAGCGGCGCGAGCCTGGTTCCCTGCTGAATTGGATGACTTCGCTGATCCGTATGCGCAAAGAGTGTCCTGAAATCGGCTATGGAAACTGGGAAATTATGGATACCGGCCACACACAAATCCTGGGCATGCGCTACACCTGGAAAAATAAAATACTGCTCATATGGCACAATTTTGAGGAAAAATCCCTGGAATTGGTCGTGCCCGAGAAAATGGCCGGAGCATCCCGCATCGCCGATCTGATGAGTAACATTGAAAGCGTAGTTGACGAGAAAAACAGGCATACCATTACATTGGAAGCCTATGGTTATCGTTGGTTCCGTGATTATCGGAACTGCCATTAA
- a CDS encoding winged helix-turn-helix transcriptional regulator → MDYSNEHAERLSGAECNSKLGAIGDALYVIGGKWRLRIIVALTEGGTRFNELQRMIPGISPRVLSNELKELEINGFLTRNVLADTPVVVEYKLTEYSRTLDPVMGALVEWGEMHRAKIRQDDRKKLEPIAQEVLL, encoded by the coding sequence ATGGACTATTCAAACGAACATGCAGAAAGGCTTTCGGGCGCTGAGTGCAACAGCAAGCTGGGTGCGATCGGAGACGCGCTTTATGTGATCGGGGGGAAGTGGAGATTACGGATTATTGTTGCGCTTACGGAAGGAGGAACACGATTCAACGAATTGCAGCGGATGATTCCGGGCATATCGCCCAGAGTGCTTTCCAATGAACTTAAAGAGTTGGAAATCAATGGTTTTTTGACAAGAAACGTCCTCGCCGACACACCGGTTGTGGTGGAATACAAGCTCACGGAATATAGCCGGACCCTTGACCCGGTAATGGGTGCACTCGTGGAATGGGGTGAAATGCACAGGGCAAAAATACGGCAGGACGATCGGAAGAAATTGGAGCCTATTGCTCAGGAAGTGTTATTGTAA
- a CDS encoding DoxX family protein: protein MKAKKIITIGVTVIASALVVLSGIMKLAAGEEIVSSMGKVGISAYLVPLAMMEISFTALFLYPKTMKIGFILLSCYFAGALATELSHGMPFNALLPISLIWIAAFLRDSSIFLPDPSAKKIFGN, encoded by the coding sequence ATGAAAGCAAAGAAAATTATTACTATCGGCGTCACCGTGATTGCCAGCGCCCTGGTTGTACTCAGCGGAATTATGAAGCTCGCAGCGGGTGAAGAGATCGTCAGCTCAATGGGCAAAGTAGGCATATCGGCATATCTGGTTCCGCTTGCTATGATGGAAATAAGCTTTACAGCATTGTTTCTTTATCCCAAAACAATGAAAATCGGATTCATTCTGCTGTCTTGCTACTTCGCAGGGGCATTGGCCACAGAACTTTCTCATGGCATGCCATTCAATGCGCTTTTGCCTATTTCATTAATATGGATTGCGGCGTTTCTGCGCGACAGCAGCATTTTCCTGCCCGATCCATCGGCGAAAAAAATCTTTGGGAACTAG